Proteins encoded within one genomic window of Phototrophicus methaneseepsis:
- the vapC gene encoding type II toxin-antitoxin system tRNA(fMet)-specific endonuclease VapC produces MALIYSLDTNTCIRAINGRAPQVRKQLLQVPAAEIVVCSIVRSELFYGAAKSQTPTRSREKQDYFLNGFASLPFDDTAANAYATIRATLEKAGTPIGPLDMQIAAIAVAHNLILITHNTREFSRIPNLNYQDWE; encoded by the coding sequence ATGGCGCTCATTTACTCCCTGGATACCAACACCTGTATTCGCGCCATCAACGGTCGGGCACCGCAGGTTCGCAAACAGTTGCTGCAAGTGCCCGCCGCCGAGATTGTGGTTTGCAGCATTGTTCGCAGCGAATTGTTCTACGGCGCGGCAAAGAGCCAGACCCCAACCCGTTCCCGGGAAAAACAGGACTACTTCCTGAACGGTTTTGCCAGCTTGCCCTTCGATGATACCGCCGCCAACGCTTACGCCACCATTCGAGCCACACTCGAAAAAGCAGGCACCCCGATTGGCCCGCTGGACATGCAAATCGCTGCCATTGCCGTGGCACATAACCTCATTCTCATCACCCACAATACACGTGAATTCTCCCGTATTCCGAACCTGAACTATCAGGATTGGGAATAA
- a CDS encoding ribonuclease H family protein, protein MTEITIYTDGSCQTQTRIGGWAAVLSCGEHRKALSGSAVETTVNAMELTAAVNGLNALKGANQTVTLITDSQYVARGVNEWMPGWIERGWLTANKKPVANRALWEQLHGLLAGHQVTVTWVPREQNAEADGLAQEARLNHGLTATKPVTTTTHLMIAGSRDATAQMLDYARRAVRRAHERGYIVIVGDNPKGVDMAVVRECRRLKTPVIVAGPGNFPRNGGCKHGSYVKVHRDTYRAASGNPLNRYTVRDRWLADTAQIGLFVWDGTSLGTKAGFDYMRGRGKDAHLINFSAEV, encoded by the coding sequence ATGACCGAAATCACAATCTATACGGATGGCTCGTGCCAGACCCAGACGCGCATCGGCGGCTGGGCGGCGGTGCTGTCCTGCGGCGAACATCGCAAGGCTCTCAGCGGCAGCGCGGTGGAGACGACCGTCAACGCGATGGAACTAACAGCGGCGGTGAACGGGCTGAACGCGCTCAAGGGAGCGAACCAGACCGTCACGCTGATCACCGACTCGCAGTACGTGGCCCGTGGCGTCAACGAGTGGATGCCCGGCTGGATTGAGCGCGGCTGGCTGACGGCCAACAAGAAGCCGGTGGCGAACCGTGCGCTGTGGGAGCAGCTGCACGGATTGCTGGCAGGGCATCAGGTCACGGTGACCTGGGTGCCGCGTGAACAGAACGCCGAGGCGGACGGGCTGGCGCAGGAAGCACGGCTCAATCACGGGCTGACTGCGACGAAGCCGGTGACGACAACTACCCACCTGATGATCGCCGGATCGCGTGACGCGACCGCGCAGATGCTGGACTATGCCCGTCGTGCGGTGCGTCGTGCTCACGAACGCGGCTATATCGTCATCGTCGGGGATAACCCGAAGGGCGTGGACATGGCGGTGGTACGCGAGTGCCGACGGCTGAAGACACCGGTGATTGTGGCAGGTCCGGGCAACTTCCCGCGCAATGGCGGGTGCAAACACGGGAGTTATGTCAAAGTTCACCGCGACACATACCGGGCGGCCAGCGGGAATCCGCTCAACCGCTACACAGTGCGGGATCGCTGGCTGGCGGACACCGCCCAGATTGGCCTGTTCGTCTGGGACGGCACGAGTCTGGGGACGAAGGCGGGTTTCGACTACATGCGTGGGCGCGGCAAAGACGCTCACCTGATTAACTTCAGTGCGGAGGTATAG
- a CDS encoding SUMF1/EgtB/PvdO family nonheme iron enzyme — translation MATKLFISYRSLDSAKVDSIVSRLNSLKSPDGLKLYEIWQDKLSIIVGQDWWKAIVNGINECDAFIFMISHESVSNINCQAELAYARKRNRPIIPLVLEDEYGYNTITGKNDISFWEDIPSELNNSRFQFLFFEGVASIQQLEKSIDLLVKEDFPDMPAPEPLDPRTINVSEDSYQIYDRANDFAWRLEFATAEKLFQKLVDWKDELFSHEALEWIILVREYEKILRLHQHKNTRFKVPTLLSDYLKKFPKPFIELFDPKNLKDYYSSQIKTELLFKPSLSNIMPQPFEWCYIPRNFVSYSQDWDDYYACDTSQVLEPYYISKFPITLHQFLEFVIARNGYSQKEWWDENRQPSKYKYCDYNIYGDVVDGGKFFSMDRYLKFRDKLAHAKATLEEMNQWLIPATVTRFEAIAFCRWLSELSSSFIFVPSEAHWVLAAQGTSRNKYPWGNEFDAHYCNSALSGYGQVTPVTTFPYGASEFGLIDCVGNIPEWCVLGSESKHDGFSFDYYDSGRFHNRGTNFADSETENFRCLYRGKSNAPMPEVIAGFRICTPATKASSLATSYH, via the coding sequence ATGGCAACTAAGCTGTTTATAAGCTATCGAAGTCTGGATTCAGCAAAAGTGGATTCTATTGTTTCCAGATTAAATTCACTCAAATCCCCTGATGGCTTAAAGCTCTACGAAATTTGGCAGGACAAGCTTAGCATTATTGTCGGACAAGATTGGTGGAAGGCAATCGTTAATGGAATTAATGAATGCGATGCCTTCATTTTTATGATTTCCCATGAGTCAGTCTCGAATATAAATTGTCAAGCGGAATTAGCTTATGCTCGCAAACGTAATCGGCCAATTATTCCCCTAGTGTTGGAAGATGAATATGGATACAACACTATAACGGGTAAAAATGATATTTCATTTTGGGAAGATATTCCTTCCGAACTAAACAATAGCCGCTTTCAATTTTTATTTTTTGAAGGCGTAGCATCAATCCAGCAACTGGAGAAATCAATTGATCTTCTTGTGAAAGAAGATTTCCCAGATATGCCTGCACCAGAGCCATTGGACCCTCGCACGATAAACGTTTCTGAGGATTCATATCAAATTTATGATCGAGCCAATGATTTTGCTTGGCGTCTGGAATTTGCTACTGCAGAGAAGCTATTTCAAAAATTAGTTGACTGGAAAGATGAGTTGTTCTCTCATGAGGCATTAGAATGGATAATCCTCGTACGCGAATATGAGAAAATTTTGCGTTTGCATCAGCACAAAAATACTAGATTCAAAGTTCCCACTTTGTTGAGTGATTATCTTAAGAAATTCCCTAAACCCTTTATTGAACTTTTTGATCCCAAGAATCTGAAGGATTACTATAGTTCGCAGATCAAAACGGAATTACTTTTCAAACCCTCCTTGAGTAACATAATGCCTCAGCCATTTGAGTGGTGTTATATACCACGTAATTTTGTGTCTTACTCCCAAGATTGGGATGATTACTATGCTTGTGACACGTCACAAGTATTGGAACCATATTATATTTCTAAATTCCCCATTACATTGCATCAATTTCTTGAGTTTGTTATCGCTCGTAATGGATATTCACAAAAAGAATGGTGGGATGAAAATCGCCAACCTTCAAAGTACAAATATTGTGATTACAATATATATGGAGATGTAGTAGATGGTGGCAAATTCTTTTCTATGGATAGATATTTAAAGTTTAGAGATAAGCTTGCTCATGCGAAAGCCACATTAGAAGAGATGAATCAATGGCTTATTCCAGCCACTGTAACAAGATTTGAAGCAATTGCGTTTTGCCGCTGGTTATCGGAGCTTTCAAGCAGTTTCATATTCGTCCCATCTGAAGCCCATTGGGTACTTGCGGCACAGGGAACATCAAGAAATAAATATCCTTGGGGTAATGAGTTTGATGCACACTATTGTAATTCTGCCCTCTCAGGATACGGACAAGTTACACCAGTAACTACATTTCCGTACGGTGCTAGTGAATTTGGATTGATAGACTGTGTAGGAAATATTCCTGAATGGTGTGTTTTGGGGAGCGAAAGCAAACATGATGGATTCTCATTTGATTACTATGATTCGGGAAGATTTCATAACCGGGGAACAAACTTTGCAGATTCAGAAACAGAGAACTTTCGATGTCTTTATCGTGGAAAAAGTAATGCTCCTATGCCGGAGGTGATAGCTGGTTTCAGAATTTGTACACCAGCAACAAAAGCATCTTCATTAGCAACTAGCTATCATTGA